The following are from one region of the Halosolutus amylolyticus genome:
- a CDS encoding ABC transporter ATP-binding protein, whose product MSFLELEDVHAYYGESHVLQGVTLDVEENEIVALIGRNGVGKTTTLRSILQLNPPREGTVRYRGEDITGKHTHEVAADGIGWVPEERRMFGYLTVEENIRVAVPSDGDFEAQRDYVYSLFPALEEFRENEARNLSGGQQQMLAIARGMVGRNDLLLVDEPSEGLAPMIVDQVVDALETASEETTMILVEQNFPLAMDLADRFYLIDHGTVVESGSTAGVTADDERIRRYLSA is encoded by the coding sequence ATGAGCTTCCTCGAACTCGAGGACGTCCACGCCTACTACGGGGAGAGTCACGTCCTCCAGGGGGTGACCCTCGACGTCGAGGAGAACGAAATCGTCGCGCTCATCGGCCGCAACGGGGTCGGCAAGACGACGACGCTGCGATCGATTCTCCAGCTCAACCCGCCCCGCGAGGGGACGGTTCGGTACCGGGGCGAGGACATCACCGGCAAGCACACGCACGAGGTCGCCGCCGACGGCATCGGCTGGGTCCCTGAGGAACGGCGGATGTTCGGCTACCTCACCGTCGAGGAGAACATCCGGGTGGCGGTTCCGTCCGACGGTGACTTCGAGGCCCAGCGCGACTACGTCTACTCGCTGTTTCCGGCGCTAGAGGAGTTCCGGGAGAACGAAGCCAGGAACTTGAGCGGCGGCCAACAGCAGATGCTGGCGATCGCACGCGGCATGGTCGGCAGGAACGACCTCCTGCTGGTCGACGAACCGAGCGAGGGGCTCGCCCCGATGATCGTCGACCAGGTCGTCGACGCCCTCGAGACGGCCTCCGAAGAAACGACGATGATCCTCGTCGAGCAGAACTTCCCGCTCGCCATGGACCTCGCGGACAGGTTCTACCTCATCGACCACGGAACGGTGGTCGAGTCGGGATCGACCGCGGGCGTCACAGCCGACGACGAACGGATACGGAGGTATCTGAGCGCATGA
- a CDS encoding branched-chain amino acid ABC transporter permease, with translation MTIELATGLPLATDLPLVVDALSRLFQPDTLARILVEGLGKAAVYFVLAVGLTLVFGLMGVLNFSHGAMAMLGAYVGGLLMVLAVSDGTGTVARIAFFFVAVVAVFAVLTAFGSTIEYSLIRPIYDRTPMYQILLTFGIALILEEVTRIVVLARGIQPDPPWSAAMATAPALFTDRYDVLGAPIRGLYAFEIVLGVLAVAGVWLFLNRTLYGLYIRAGSEDPEMVEALGIDVRRAFTIVFGLGTGLAGIGGVFLMWDPLWGPSALLAIDVLLYAFVVVIIGGLGSFEGTVAASLLVGITDSFTTWLFSTGIVTFTGLPALTIFGLLVLMLILRPQGLYGVEEVGGH, from the coding sequence ATGACGATCGAACTGGCGACCGGGCTGCCGCTGGCGACCGACCTTCCGCTGGTAGTCGACGCACTCAGTCGGCTGTTCCAGCCCGATACGCTCGCCCGGATCCTCGTCGAGGGACTCGGCAAAGCCGCGGTGTACTTCGTTCTCGCCGTCGGGCTGACGCTCGTCTTCGGATTGATGGGCGTGCTCAACTTCTCCCACGGGGCGATGGCGATGCTCGGGGCCTACGTCGGTGGACTCCTCATGGTGCTCGCCGTCTCCGACGGGACGGGGACGGTCGCGAGAATTGCGTTCTTCTTCGTGGCCGTCGTCGCGGTATTCGCCGTGCTCACCGCGTTCGGGAGCACGATCGAGTACTCACTCATCCGACCGATCTACGATCGGACGCCGATGTACCAGATCCTCCTCACGTTCGGGATCGCGCTGATTCTGGAGGAGGTGACGCGGATCGTCGTGCTCGCCCGGGGGATCCAGCCGGATCCGCCGTGGTCCGCGGCGATGGCCACGGCACCGGCGCTGTTTACCGATCGGTACGACGTCCTGGGGGCGCCGATCCGCGGCCTCTACGCGTTCGAGATCGTCCTCGGGGTGCTCGCCGTCGCCGGCGTCTGGCTGTTCCTCAACAGGACGCTGTACGGGCTCTACATCCGGGCCGGCAGCGAGGACCCGGAGATGGTCGAAGCGCTCGGGATCGACGTGCGCCGCGCGTTTACGATCGTGTTCGGACTCGGAACGGGTCTCGCCGGAATCGGCGGCGTGTTCCTCATGTGGGACCCGCTCTGGGGGCCGAGCGCGTTGCTCGCCATCGACGTGTTGCTGTACGCGTTCGTCGTGGTGATCATCGGCGGCCTCGGCTCGTTCGAGGGGACCGTCGCCGCGTCGCTCCTGGTGGGGATCACCGATTCGTTCACGACCTGGTTGTTCTCGACGGGGATCGTGACGTTCACCGGGTTGCCGGCGCTCACGATATTCGGCCTGCTGGTCCTCATGCTGATACTCCGCCCTCAGGGACTCTACGGCGTCGAGGAGGTGGGTGGCCATTAG
- a CDS encoding branched-chain amino acid ABC transporter permease, which produces MAISPTDPDRDRVPDGGADSALESPADEDDSIDAGSTAPTDSSDENWLAAYTRDHAAHLLVVAAFALYPVVLGVLDRTPLATEASSFLPGLTAMIVVLYMGLFAMSFDFVSGYTGYLSFGHAAFYGTGAYVVVLAANGKVPGVPADTPFMVLLLLAAVLAFVVALAIGAVSFRLSGVYFAMITLGFAQVIYEFVRHWEYVGANPSEGATISRVDGLSIGVPYVDSLNVAVGRLAGDSFENVLGMGVDVSATMTSYYALGVVVLVCYFAMQRILHSPFGAVMVAIRENEERARAIGYDVFWYKMAAFSASGFFAGIAGAVFAAYARGASPDNSFYFLVTADALIMAIIGGIGTLAGPLYGALFHEWLEDILTTENDGIATYLEQLLPQDVLTTEVAGMTLSDFFGTVLTGRAPLYLGIIFVLFVLFVPDGLLGSVRNRVGGPVGKRLPAVLDRYRR; this is translated from the coding sequence GTGGCCATTAGTCCCACTGATCCCGATCGCGACCGGGTCCCGGATGGCGGCGCCGACTCCGCGCTCGAGTCGCCGGCGGACGAAGACGACTCGATCGACGCCGGATCGACGGCACCCACGGATTCCAGCGACGAGAACTGGCTCGCGGCGTACACTCGCGATCACGCCGCGCACCTGCTGGTCGTCGCCGCCTTCGCGCTGTATCCGGTCGTCCTCGGCGTCCTCGATCGGACGCCGCTGGCGACCGAGGCGTCGTCGTTCCTGCCGGGGCTGACGGCCATGATCGTCGTCCTCTACATGGGCCTGTTCGCCATGAGCTTCGACTTCGTCAGCGGTTACACCGGTTACCTCTCGTTCGGCCACGCCGCGTTCTACGGGACCGGTGCCTACGTCGTCGTCCTCGCGGCGAACGGCAAGGTACCAGGGGTGCCCGCGGACACGCCGTTCATGGTGCTTCTCCTTCTGGCCGCCGTCCTGGCGTTCGTCGTCGCACTCGCGATCGGTGCCGTGTCGTTCCGGCTCAGCGGCGTCTACTTCGCGATGATCACTCTCGGGTTCGCCCAGGTGATCTACGAGTTCGTCCGGCACTGGGAGTACGTCGGTGCCAACCCCTCGGAGGGGGCGACGATCTCCCGCGTCGACGGACTCTCGATCGGCGTCCCGTACGTCGACTCGCTCAACGTCGCCGTCGGCCGTCTGGCCGGGGATAGCTTCGAGAACGTCCTCGGGATGGGCGTCGACGTCTCGGCGACGATGACGTCATACTACGCCCTCGGCGTCGTCGTCCTCGTCTGTTACTTTGCGATGCAGCGAATCCTTCACTCCCCGTTCGGGGCGGTGATGGTCGCGATCCGGGAGAACGAGGAACGGGCGAGAGCGATCGGCTACGACGTCTTCTGGTACAAGATGGCCGCGTTCTCGGCCAGCGGGTTCTTCGCCGGCATCGCCGGGGCGGTGTTCGCCGCCTATGCGCGCGGCGCGTCGCCGGACAACTCCTTCTACTTCCTCGTCACGGCGGACGCGCTGATCATGGCGATCATCGGCGGAATCGGGACGCTCGCCGGGCCGCTGTACGGCGCGCTGTTTCACGAGTGGCTCGAGGACATCCTCACGACCGAAAACGACGGGATCGCGACCTATCTCGAACAGTTGCTCCCCCAGGACGTCCTCACCACCGAGGTCGCCGGCATGACGCTCTCCGACTTCTTCGGAACGGTGCTCACCGGCCGCGCGCCGCTGTACCTGGGGATCATCTTCGTGCTGTTCGTCCTCTTCGTCCCCGACGGCCTGCTCGGCTCCGTCCGCAACCGGGTCGGCGGTCCAGTCGGCAAACGGCTCCCTGCCGTGCTCGATCGGTACCGCCGGTAA
- a CDS encoding DUF7563 family protein gives MVGVTAAPWSSGDRPMCRHCGAHVTDRFRRVFGDDRDRAHRCGECDSYARLSRGSAAGVDVAVPDPETSPGRHGGEADA, from the coding sequence GTGGTCGGCGTGACGGCCGCGCCGTGGTCTTCTGGCGATCGACCGATGTGTCGTCACTGCGGAGCACACGTCACCGATCGATTCCGCCGGGTCTTCGGCGACGATCGCGATCGTGCCCACCGCTGTGGCGAGTGCGACTCCTACGCGCGACTGAGCCGCGGTTCTGCCGCCGGCGTCGACGTCGCGGTCCCGGATCCGGAGACGAGTCCCGGCCGCCACGGAGGTGAGGCCGATGCGTGA
- a CDS encoding DUF488 family protein encodes MTVHTTYFGRLPSYESFDQDAVFGVVRYPKGFVERITDRYIPAVAPPDDLLNAYKTVEAAAEENDEPNAAAITWNSVDFERRYLEYLDRDGPQIVLEELTDRARGRDVWLVCWEKDARWCHRRLLSNAIVADLEDIEIVHHPDPSTILIDDGNKSADPDESGPTLADFATGEGAR; translated from the coding sequence ATGACGGTCCACACGACGTACTTCGGGCGGCTTCCAAGCTACGAGTCGTTCGATCAGGATGCAGTTTTCGGGGTTGTCCGCTATCCGAAGGGTTTCGTCGAGCGGATCACCGATCGGTACATCCCGGCAGTCGCGCCGCCAGATGATCTTCTCAATGCGTACAAGACCGTCGAGGCCGCCGCCGAGGAGAACGACGAACCCAACGCCGCGGCGATCACGTGGAATTCCGTCGACTTTGAGCGACGATATCTGGAGTACCTCGATCGGGACGGCCCCCAGATCGTCCTCGAGGAGTTAACCGATCGCGCTCGCGGGCGTGACGTCTGGCTGGTCTGTTGGGAGAAGGATGCCCGCTGGTGCCACCGGCGACTGCTCTCGAACGCGATCGTCGCCGACCTGGAGGACATCGAGATCGTCCATCACCCGGACCCGTCGACTATCCTGATCGACGACGGGAACAAGAGCGCGGACCCTGACGAGAGCGGCCCAACGCTTGCGGACTTCGCGACTGGTGAGGGTGCGCGATGA
- a CDS encoding bacteriophage holin has translation MSNWKGTTREKSDSEAMQASHQTAISESSQLAPNALGLACGIFWAGAVASIGTTARVGWGKRWEELLADMYRGFSETWSGLVIGAIWAFLDGYSSGYIVASLYNRFLQD, from the coding sequence ATGAGTAACTGGAAAGGAACCACGAGGGAGAAATCGGATTCTGAGGCGATGCAAGCATCGCACCAAACAGCGATTTCGGAATCATCTCAATTAGCGCCGAATGCACTCGGATTGGCGTGTGGAATATTCTGGGCTGGTGCAGTGGCAAGTATTGGGACAACTGCTCGAGTGGGATGGGGAAAACGATGGGAAGAGCTACTCGCAGACATGTATCGTGGCTTCAGTGAGACCTGGTCGGGGCTCGTAATTGGTGCTATCTGGGCGTTCTTGGATGGGTATTCCAGCGGATACATCGTCGCTTCGTTGTACAATCGCTTTCTCCAGGATTGA